A genomic window from Ilyobacter polytropus DSM 2926 includes:
- a CDS encoding ABC transporter ATP-binding protein, translating into MVILEDIGKNYDNFKMKNFNLKIEKGEFVTLLGESGCGKTTLLNIISGLTEDYDGEVYIQGEKTRGKSPKEKGLSMVFQDSLLLPNLNVEDNVAFGLKMMGISKKKRLEKARDVLKELGLGGFEKRHPYDLSGGQKQRVSIARALVMEPKLLLMDEPFSALDEGLRGKLQKLLKKIQKKHKSTVLFVTHDRNEAFYLSDKIAILDNGKLAQFDTPLNLYKKPSSPFVAKFIGINNIFTGKIKDGIFYNETIEFPVKFSEAEKVCLALKSEDLRVTLEEKTDGNEGVFKGIVKDSSFKSGFYHLDIDIGGECIEVIQNRVEFPIENHMELYIRYNKDNIILI; encoded by the coding sequence ATGGTAATTTTGGAAGATATTGGTAAAAATTATGATAATTTTAAAATGAAAAATTTTAATCTAAAAATTGAAAAAGGTGAGTTTGTAACCCTTCTGGGAGAATCTGGATGTGGAAAGACCACTTTGTTAAATATAATTTCTGGATTAACAGAAGACTATGATGGGGAAGTTTACATACAGGGTGAAAAAACTAGAGGAAAATCCCCTAAAGAAAAAGGCCTGTCAATGGTTTTTCAAGATTCCCTGCTTCTTCCAAATCTAAATGTAGAGGATAATGTAGCCTTTGGCCTAAAAATGATGGGAATAAGTAAAAAGAAGAGACTGGAAAAGGCTAGAGATGTGTTGAAAGAGCTTGGACTAGGTGGTTTTGAAAAAAGACATCCATATGACCTCAGTGGAGGCCAGAAACAGAGGGTGTCTATAGCAAGAGCACTTGTCATGGAACCTAAACTTCTTCTTATGGATGAACCTTTCTCAGCACTAGATGAAGGACTCAGAGGAAAACTACAGAAACTTCTAAAAAAAATTCAGAAAAAACATAAAAGTACTGTACTCTTTGTGACTCACGACAGAAATGAAGCATTTTATCTATCGGACAAAATTGCCATATTGGATAATGGAAAACTTGCTCAGTTTGATACTCCATTGAACCTCTATAAAAAACCGTCCTCACCCTTTGTGGCAAAATTTATAGGAATAAATAACATATTCACTGGAAAGATCAAAGATGGTATCTTTTATAATGAAACCATAGAATTTCCTGTAAAATTTAGTGAGGCTGAAAAAGTCTGTCTGGCTTTGAAGTCAGAGGACCTAAGAGTAACATTGGAGGAAAAAACAGATGGTAATGAGGGTGTTTTCAAAGGCATAGTAAAGGACAGCTCCTTTAAAAGTGGCTTTTATCATTTGGATATTGATATAGGCGGAGAGTGTATAGAGGTGATTCAAAACCGTGTTGAATTTCCTATAGAGAATCATATGGAACTCTATATAAGGTATAACAAAGATAATATTATATTGATATAA
- a CDS encoding GTP pyrophosphokinase: MSSSEILNRESFFKEFSIDEEYFKSTGLEWSELEKIYQDYTLLVPLMEKRAEEIVLYIMALKDVHSVRRRVKKPEHLIEKIIRKGKKYTDRGINVKTYKKIVTDLIGVRVLHLFKDDWKSIHEEIIDLWETKETPQINIRRGDYNLDKLREGIKNYNCDIIVREHGYRSVHYLIGASLSPQKEVFVEIQVRTVFEEAWSEIDHIIRYPYDIDNPILSEYLGIFNRIVGSADEMGMFLKKLKKEVGKNNPNPRELDNKFK; the protein is encoded by the coding sequence ATGAGCAGTTCTGAAATATTAAATAGAGAGAGTTTTTTTAAAGAATTCTCTATAGACGAAGAGTACTTTAAAAGTACCGGACTAGAGTGGAGTGAGCTTGAAAAAATATATCAAGATTACACGTTACTGGTTCCTCTTATGGAAAAGAGAGCCGAAGAGATCGTTTTATATATAATGGCATTAAAAGATGTCCATTCTGTAAGACGTCGGGTAAAAAAACCGGAACATCTTATTGAAAAAATCATAAGAAAGGGAAAGAAATACACAGACAGAGGCATCAATGTCAAAACTTACAAAAAAATTGTAACTGACCTTATAGGGGTTAGAGTTTTACATCTATTCAAAGATGACTGGAAAAGCATACATGAAGAAATAATCGATTTATGGGAAACAAAAGAAACCCCTCAGATCAATATAAGAAGGGGAGACTACAACCTTGATAAGCTGAGGGAAGGGATAAAAAACTACAATTGTGATATTATTGTGAGAGAACACGGTTACAGATCTGTACACTACCTTATAGGAGCCTCTCTAAGCCCTCAAAAGGAAGTCTTTGTAGAGATTCAGGTGAGAACTGTTTTCGAAGAGGCCTGGAGCGAAATAGACCATATAATAAGATACCCATATGATATAGACAATCCTATTCTTTCTGAATACCTGGGAATATTCAATAGAATTGTAGGAAGTGCAGATGAAATGGGGATGTTTTTAAAAAAATTAAAAAAAGAGGTCGGTAAAAACAATCCAAACCCTAGAGAATTGGATAATAAATTCAAATAA
- a CDS encoding ABC transporter permease: MKRLGMKLIGVIIMICFILPFGALIYESLNFDSWLYIINDKKTYDASITTVITAMLTLFLNIMLGTPAANILARKNFKGKKIIQGLVFLPLIIPSFVTSMGIYFTFIRLGLSETLIGVVFIHTVLTLPYYIHSTTIGYGTLNENYEIVGKMLGANRIQRFFYITLPHIMPSVIAGGSLVIIVSFAQYLNTLIIGGGKVLTIPILMFPYISGGNIKVGAVYSVLYIFINFSLLFILERKLKRIYNKKMTGDIVW; the protein is encoded by the coding sequence ATGAAAAGATTAGGAATGAAACTAATTGGGGTTATTATAATGATATGTTTTATACTTCCCTTTGGAGCTCTTATATACGAAAGTTTAAACTTTGATTCATGGCTTTATATAATAAATGACAAAAAAACTTATGATGCTTCAATTACCACTGTTATAACAGCTATGCTGACCCTTTTTCTTAATATTATGCTTGGGACTCCAGCTGCAAATATACTGGCAAGAAAGAATTTCAAAGGTAAAAAAATTATCCAGGGGCTGGTTTTTCTCCCGTTGATTATTCCATCTTTTGTTACCAGTATGGGAATCTATTTTACTTTTATCAGGCTAGGGCTTTCAGAAACTCTTATAGGGGTTGTTTTTATACATACGGTACTTACCCTTCCGTATTACATTCATTCTACAACCATAGGGTATGGGACTCTCAATGAAAATTATGAAATAGTTGGTAAGATGCTAGGGGCCAACAGAATACAGAGATTTTTTTACATTACTTTGCCTCATATTATGCCTTCTGTAATCGCAGGTGGTAGCCTGGTGATAATAGTATCCTTTGCACAATACTTAAATACCCTCATAATAGGAGGGGGGAAGGTTTTGACCATCCCTATTTTGATGTTTCCGTATATATCGGGAGGGAATATAAAGGTGGGGGCTGTATACAGCGTACTCTATATATTTATAAACTTTTCTTTACTCTTTATTTTGGAGAGAAAATTAAAGAGGATCTACAATAAAAAAATGACAGGGGACATAGTATGGTAA
- a CDS encoding ABC transporter permease has product MERIKRYIYLMPVILFITLFFVYGFIYGLLQSFGLNKIIGKSEFTLKYYMEVLGSESFLDSLVFTSKMAICSSMLSLLVSIGLLFFLYMNIKGRYFKGNYLKKIIESPLLVPYLVASYLILILLLQNGFISRCLVATGLIESYREFPIITNDEKGIGIMLTYIWKTCPFVVMMSFPVLQRINKKWDSVAYIFGVGKIRFFFEVALPLMGPSLLMSFFIIIAYMFTAFETPYILGVTYPKALAVMAYDMYSKGNLADRPNLMVINMFISLVSMTGGVLVYCLHRFTVGKNQRAWD; this is encoded by the coding sequence TTGGAAAGAATTAAAAGATATATCTATCTGATGCCTGTAATTTTATTCATAACATTGTTTTTTGTTTATGGATTTATCTATGGGCTGTTGCAGAGCTTCGGACTAAATAAAATAATTGGGAAATCCGAGTTTACACTAAAGTATTACATGGAGGTTCTAGGCAGTGAAAGCTTTTTGGATTCGCTGGTATTTACATCAAAAATGGCAATCTGTTCTTCAATGTTATCTCTATTGGTTTCTATAGGATTGCTTTTTTTTCTATATATGAATATAAAGGGCAGATATTTCAAAGGTAATTACTTAAAGAAAATAATAGAAAGCCCTTTACTAGTGCCTTACCTAGTGGCATCTTACCTTATACTGATCCTTCTTTTACAGAATGGATTTATCAGTCGTTGCCTAGTGGCTACTGGATTAATAGAAAGTTACAGGGAGTTTCCTATCATAACAAATGACGAAAAAGGAATTGGGATAATGCTAACTTATATATGGAAAACCTGTCCCTTTGTAGTTATGATGTCTTTTCCGGTTCTTCAGAGAATAAATAAAAAATGGGATTCGGTAGCTTATATTTTTGGTGTGGGGAAAATAAGGTTTTTTTTCGAAGTGGCGCTTCCATTGATGGGCCCATCTCTTCTTATGAGTTTTTTTATCATAATTGCTTATATGTTTACAGCATTTGAAACGCCTTATATACTTGGTGTGACTTATCCAAAGGCTCTGGCAGTAATGGCTTATGATATGTATTCTAAGGGGAATCTTGCTGACAGGCCAAACCTTATGGTGATAAATATGTTTATCTCATTGGTTAGTATGACAGGGGGAGTATTGGTATACTGTCTTCACAGATTCACCGTAGGTAAAAATCAAAGGGCGTGGGATTAG
- a CDS encoding pyridoxine/pyridoxamine 5'-phosphate oxidase: MVSDLRIYKGDYERGKIPIKDFQEYPLEHLHEWLIEAYEKGENFPNTMTLSTVTQSGVTMSTVPLKSFKNEKLRFFGNYDNYYNSELGSKSSVGVHFFFKKTKRQIFIRGDLEKIPASESKDYFNEQPKEDKIMIWATKEGKAILKEDELKNHFDQIRDKFKDNSIPCPKFWGGYDITPKYIEFLEGIEGGVHQKLTYQLINGKWAKKKTTS; this comes from the coding sequence ATGGTTTCAGATCTTAGAATTTATAAAGGAGATTATGAAAGAGGGAAAATACCTATCAAAGATTTCCAGGAATACCCATTAGAGCATCTTCACGAATGGCTTATAGAAGCCTATGAAAAAGGAGAAAATTTTCCAAATACCATGACTCTTAGCACAGTAACCCAGTCCGGTGTCACAATGAGCACTGTTCCTCTAAAATCCTTTAAAAATGAAAAACTCAGATTTTTCGGTAATTATGATAATTATTATAATTCAGAATTAGGTTCCAAAAGCTCTGTGGGTGTTCATTTCTTTTTCAAAAAAACAAAAAGACAGATTTTTATAAGAGGTGATCTCGAAAAAATACCTGCATCGGAATCTAAGGATTATTTTAATGAACAACCAAAGGAAGATAAGATCATGATATGGGCTACAAAAGAAGGAAAGGCAATCTTAAAAGAAGACGAATTAAAAAATCATTTTGATCAAATCAGAGACAAATTCAAGGACAACTCTATTCCCTGCCCGAAATTTTGGGGAGGTTATGATATCACTCCTAAATATATCGAATTCCTTGAGGGTATAGAGGGTGGAGTGCACCAAAAATTAACTTATCAACTTATTAATGGAAAATGGGCAAAGAAAAAAACTACATCTTAG
- a CDS encoding CDP-alcohol phosphatidyltransferase family protein, translating to MLDTHARKHVQPIIEKVADFFMRYNFTANQVTVMAFFMGISTGIFIYFKMPLMAIAVLWLSGLLDAVDGTIARENGSTPFGTVMDITFDRLVEISVILGLAFRFSNTRMTMLILTCSIIFSMTVFLTTGMMAEKKGSKSFYYQAGVAERTEGFIFFTMMMLFTKYINPIGVVFLSAVIFTASQRLLEARKILG from the coding sequence ATGCTAGACACACACGCTAGGAAACATGTACAACCAATTATTGAAAAAGTAGCAGATTTTTTTATGAGATATAATTTTACTGCCAATCAAGTTACTGTTATGGCTTTTTTTATGGGAATATCAACGGGGATTTTTATCTACTTTAAAATGCCGCTAATGGCCATAGCAGTCTTGTGGTTGTCAGGTCTCCTCGATGCGGTAGATGGAACTATAGCCAGGGAAAATGGGTCGACCCCCTTTGGAACAGTTATGGATATAACCTTTGACAGACTTGTGGAAATATCCGTTATATTAGGGCTGGCATTTAGGTTTTCAAATACTAGAATGACAATGCTAATTTTGACTTGCAGTATAATATTTTCCATGACAGTTTTCCTAACCACCGGAATGATGGCCGAAAAAAAGGGAAGTAAGTCCTTTTATTATCAGGCTGGAGTGGCTGAAAGGACTGAGGGGTTTATATTTTTTACAATGATGATGCTTTTTACAAAGTATATAAATCCAATAGGGGTGGTATTTTTATCAGCGGTTATTTTTACAGCATCCCAAAGACTTTTAGAGGCTAGAAAAATACTGGGATAA
- a CDS encoding ABC transporter substrate-binding protein yields the protein MKKVVFLILVLMAVACGKKEEDATKLDYSWGKVEKNSQGTEVSIYMWGGSAEINKFMDTFVANSLKEKNNIILNRVPITDIKDTVNKLIVENQAGKKNGSVDIIWINGENFKLLKESNVLWGNFVKNLPIIEKVKQETLISDFGEPINGLEAPWGETQFNFIYDSSTGTLPFIDHETLKEYVKNNPGVFTYPAIPDFTGSAFVRNMVIDIIGEEKAQGMSNEKFKVALEEVWNYFEELEPYLWRKGETYPESEGKLDILYSNQEIAVTMGYAVNKASNKITSGEFSENSKSFLIEKGTLFNNHYLSIPENSKNKAGALYVVNYLLSEDAQLAKQDPKNWGDSTILDMSKLSQEDKENFEILGQSDALPTLEERATKRVRELSPEKLEIIEKGWLEKIGKN from the coding sequence ATGAAAAAAGTTGTATTTTTGATTTTAGTCCTTATGGCAGTGGCCTGTGGTAAAAAAGAAGAGGATGCTACAAAGCTTGATTATAGCTGGGGAAAAGTGGAAAAAAATTCTCAAGGAACAGAGGTAAGCATATATATGTGGGGTGGATCTGCAGAGATAAATAAATTTATGGATACTTTTGTAGCAAATTCACTAAAAGAAAAAAATAATATAATTCTTAACAGAGTTCCAATCACAGATATAAAAGACACTGTAAATAAGCTCATCGTTGAAAATCAGGCGGGTAAAAAAAATGGAAGTGTGGATATTATATGGATAAACGGAGAGAATTTTAAACTTCTTAAAGAAAGTAATGTTTTATGGGGAAATTTTGTGAAAAATCTTCCTATAATAGAAAAAGTGAAACAAGAAACTCTGATAAGTGACTTTGGAGAACCTATAAACGGGTTGGAGGCTCCCTGGGGAGAAACACAGTTTAATTTTATATATGACAGCTCTACTGGAACCCTACCTTTCATAGATCATGAGACTCTCAAGGAATATGTAAAAAACAACCCGGGAGTTTTTACATATCCGGCTATCCCTGATTTTACAGGAAGCGCTTTTGTGAGAAATATGGTTATAGATATAATAGGAGAAGAGAAGGCTCAAGGTATGAGTAATGAAAAATTTAAGGTAGCTCTTGAAGAGGTATGGAATTACTTTGAAGAGTTAGAACCTTATTTATGGAGAAAGGGTGAAACCTATCCTGAGAGTGAAGGGAAACTGGATATACTATACTCCAACCAAGAGATTGCTGTAACTATGGGATATGCAGTCAATAAAGCGAGCAATAAAATCACATCTGGAGAATTTTCTGAGAACAGTAAAAGCTTTCTTATAGAAAAAGGAACTCTGTTTAATAATCATTATTTGAGTATACCTGAAAACTCTAAAAATAAGGCAGGAGCCTTATATGTAGTAAATTATCTGTTGTCAGAAGATGCACAGCTAGCAAAACAGGATCCAAAAAACTGGGGGGATTCTACTATTCTAGATATGAGTAAATTATCTCAAGAGGATAAAGAAAATTTTGAAATACTAGGACAGTCAGATGCACTTCCTACGCTAGAGGAAAGAGCGACAAAAAGAGTGAGAGAGCTTTCTCCGGAAAAGCTTGAAATAATTGAAAAGGGATGGCTAGAGAAGATTGGAAAGAATTAA
- a CDS encoding rhodanese-like domain-containing protein — protein MKKLLVSVIFLLVFVIGVANENPTAVKNYDQYSNSKILISPEKANEMLTADKNIVVLDVRKEPDYNKGHIPGSYQIWRPSFSADKGEYEYGGMRATREKMAEVLGSYGVTGDTYIMLVSAKAEYDAARLWWILDMYGHEKMVLIDGGIDGWKNAGLPMVAETSAKPESVKYEFPKSEDTSKFATIEDVKKSIGDDNTVVIDTRTDFEHDGLAQYKGAFAKGRIPSEYYVPWDKMVNEDKSFKSKEEMEAILAENGITRDKQIISYCQSGVRSAHMTFVLSQLLGWDNVKNYDGSWIEWSYNAVNGNVELEKTSLFKVFFSYMKSREKMEMLIGSLGVWAPAAYILMYALITITCISVLPITLVGGLVFGGVKGVIYTAIGASLGLSMAFLIARYIARKPIESKFGNSEVFKKINEGVKNDGWFILATTRLIPVFPFGIQNYVYGLTSINFMQYSLLSTLFILPGTAVFVLLAGAVASGDKATAIKMSLTASLIFFILTVITKIIAKKSKASVKSV, from the coding sequence ATGAAAAAACTACTTGTTTCTGTAATCTTTTTATTGGTATTTGTGATTGGAGTAGCTAATGAAAATCCTACAGCAGTAAAAAATTATGATCAATATTCAAATTCTAAAATACTGATCAGCCCTGAAAAAGCAAATGAAATGCTGACAGCGGATAAAAATATAGTTGTATTAGATGTAAGAAAAGAGCCTGACTATAACAAGGGTCATATACCTGGTTCGTACCAGATCTGGAGGCCATCTTTTTCAGCAGATAAAGGCGAGTATGAATACGGTGGTATGAGGGCTACAAGGGAAAAAATGGCTGAAGTTCTCGGAAGTTACGGAGTAACTGGAGACACATATATAATGCTAGTAAGTGCAAAAGCAGAGTATGATGCAGCCAGACTGTGGTGGATCCTTGATATGTATGGCCACGAAAAAATGGTTCTTATAGATGGCGGAATAGATGGATGGAAAAATGCAGGGCTACCGATGGTAGCTGAGACTTCTGCAAAACCTGAATCTGTAAAATACGAGTTTCCAAAGTCTGAGGACACCTCTAAGTTTGCCACTATAGAGGATGTGAAAAAAAGTATAGGGGATGATAATACAGTCGTAATAGATACAAGGACAGACTTTGAACATGATGGGCTAGCTCAGTATAAAGGAGCTTTCGCCAAAGGAAGAATTCCTAGTGAATACTATGTTCCTTGGGATAAAATGGTAAATGAGGATAAAAGCTTCAAGTCAAAAGAAGAGATGGAGGCTATCCTTGCAGAAAACGGAATCACTAGAGATAAGCAGATCATCTCTTATTGTCAGTCGGGAGTAAGATCGGCTCATATGACCTTTGTATTGAGTCAGTTACTAGGCTGGGACAACGTAAAGAATTATGATGGTTCTTGGATTGAGTGGTCTTATAATGCAGTGAATGGGAATGTAGAGCTTGAAAAAACAAGTCTTTTCAAAGTTTTTTTCAGCTATATGAAATCTAGAGAAAAAATGGAAATGTTAATTGGAAGTCTTGGGGTATGGGCTCCTGCAGCATACATACTCATGTATGCCCTGATAACAATTACCTGTATATCTGTACTGCCTATAACTTTAGTGGGAGGGCTCGTATTCGGAGGAGTTAAAGGGGTTATCTATACTGCAATCGGTGCTTCTCTAGGACTTTCCATGGCATTTTTGATAGCTAGATATATTGCTAGAAAGCCTATTGAATCTAAATTTGGGAATTCAGAGGTCTTTAAAAAGATAAATGAAGGGGTCAAAAATGATGGTTGGTTTATCCTTGCTACAACAAGGCTGATTCCAGTTTTCCCATTCGGGATACAGAATTATGTTTACGGACTTACATCAATTAACTTTATGCAGTATTCTTTATTATCCACCTTATTTATCCTTCCAGGAACCGCTGTTTTTGTTCTATTAGCAGGAGCAGTGGCATCAGGAGATAAGGCTACGGCTATAAAGATGTCTCTTACAGCATCTCTGATATTCTTTATATTGACAGTAATAACAAAAATAATAGCTAAAAAGTCAAAAGCTTCTGTAAAATCAGTATAG
- a CDS encoding UvrD-helicase domain-containing protein, which produces MRRVILGETGSGKTKNAIKRYCRMLSDGINSNDILVLVANRTERIKWMKNVDYKVTSQLRIFSYFGFIQRELKLFWPLILDKCSLVKKHEIEPVFMHYEASQSLMSKTVEFYRKKDYLKGIISSDEEISRKLLSNITGASLSNTSYKKIGERIYKSKTEDEKLELEFYKEINEITVRYIERILEEGIVDNAVSIYLYFNYLLKDGKYLEHLQNNTKYLVVDNLENISISQGDFIIELSKWVKGSILYYNTDGPYGIYQFSRNYIEKELLPNFQEERLEENKNAEKFREFIEALSKNLMLDTEEISENSAIKTDLDNEFRSKEDKKVLRLVAELLEQGVPGNEISVITPRYNVTLDFGLSRISEKMDIKYLYTSKNDKVTDNPYVFALIIFALVFYRFDKIRINYDEMKVFINIVLQMDLISSALLADYLSKRDYRLEKVEDKQLLKRLPKEKIEEYNNMVEFVESLDREMTINQFFTSVYLEYFVGRSDDAKDIKACRELMDSSEDFVRVMESFQMLKDANYEFIKFIREGAKTTPTLEDIGVKLEGGYMSLSTPGSFIGTGRKSKILILTDVRNPLYTLKSYNEFQNLWSLNKDWPVGRVFTGEDELQMEKLDLDAVLKRLFKSVTEEVYLFGTIYSGRGMEQHSLFYDALLRTLD; this is translated from the coding sequence ATGAGAAGAGTTATTTTAGGAGAAACCGGAAGTGGGAAAACAAAAAATGCCATAAAAAGATACTGCCGTATGCTGTCAGACGGAATAAACTCCAATGATATACTTGTTCTTGTTGCCAATAGGACAGAGAGAATAAAATGGATGAAAAATGTTGATTATAAGGTAACCTCGCAGCTTAGAATTTTCTCTTATTTTGGTTTTATCCAGAGGGAATTAAAACTATTCTGGCCATTGATTTTGGACAAGTGCAGTCTTGTAAAAAAACATGAGATTGAACCTGTTTTTATGCACTATGAAGCCTCGCAAAGCTTGATGTCCAAGACAGTGGAATTTTACAGAAAAAAAGATTACTTAAAGGGAATCATAAGCAGCGATGAGGAAATATCTAGGAAACTTTTGTCAAACATCACAGGGGCCTCATTGTCTAATACAAGTTATAAGAAAATTGGTGAAAGGATATATAAGAGCAAGACAGAAGACGAAAAACTAGAATTGGAATTTTACAAAGAGATAAACGAAATAACAGTCCGATATATCGAGAGAATACTTGAAGAGGGGATTGTAGACAACGCAGTATCAATTTATCTTTATTTTAACTATCTTCTAAAAGATGGAAAATACCTGGAACATCTTCAAAATAACACAAAATATCTCGTGGTGGACAACCTAGAAAATATATCTATATCACAGGGAGATTTTATAATTGAACTTTCTAAGTGGGTAAAGGGAAGCATCCTTTATTACAATACTGATGGGCCTTATGGGATATACCAGTTTTCAAGAAATTATATAGAAAAGGAATTACTTCCAAATTTTCAGGAGGAAAGGCTGGAAGAAAATAAAAATGCAGAAAAATTTAGAGAATTTATAGAGGCTCTTTCAAAAAATCTCATGCTGGACACCGAAGAAATATCTGAAAATTCAGCTATAAAAACAGATCTTGACAATGAATTCAGAAGTAAAGAGGACAAGAAGGTTCTAAGACTTGTGGCTGAACTTTTGGAACAGGGAGTACCCGGAAATGAAATATCAGTAATTACCCCGAGATATAATGTGACTTTGGATTTTGGACTTTCCAGAATATCAGAGAAAATGGATATAAAATACTTGTATACCTCCAAAAATGATAAGGTTACCGATAATCCCTATGTTTTTGCTCTGATTATTTTTGCCTTGGTTTTTTACAGGTTTGACAAAATAAGAATAAATTATGATGAAATGAAGGTCTTTATAAATATAGTCCTGCAGATGGATCTCATAAGTTCCGCCCTTTTAGCCGATTATCTGTCTAAAAGAGACTACAGACTGGAAAAGGTAGAAGACAAGCAGCTATTAAAAAGGCTACCTAAGGAGAAAATAGAAGAATACAACAACATGGTTGAATTCGTAGAATCCTTGGACAGGGAAATGACCATAAATCAGTTTTTCACGTCGGTGTATCTAGAATATTTCGTAGGCAGAAGTGACGATGCCAAGGATATAAAGGCCTGTAGGGAATTAATGGATTCATCAGAGGACTTTGTGAGGGTGATGGAGAGTTTTCAGATGCTAAAGGATGCAAATTATGAGTTTATAAAATTTATAAGGGAGGGGGCTAAGACGACGCCTACTTTAGAGGATATAGGGGTTAAATTAGAAGGAGGTTACATGTCCCTATCCACTCCAGGGAGTTTTATAGGAACTGGTAGAAAGAGTAAAATACTCATACTTACTGATGTGAGAAATCCCCTCTATACCCTTAAAAGTTATAATGAATTTCAAAACTTATGGTCCTTAAATAAAGACTGGCCTGTAGGCAGAGTCTTCACAGGAGAGGATGAACTTCAGATGGAAAAACTGGATTTAGACGCAGTGTTGAAAAGACTTTTTAAAAGTGTTACTGAAGAAGTATATTTATTTGGGACAATCTATTCAGGGCGTGGGATGGAGCAACACAGTCTTTTTTATGATGCACTTTTAAGGACACTAGATTAA